The DNA segment ATCGTCCTTGACCAGACGCAGCCAGCGGCCATAGCACTCCTCGCGCACCGCGTCACGGGCCTCCTCGCCGCCGGGAAGGGCGACGTCGTCGGCGACCGCGAGCGACAGGCCGACGGGCAGATCCGCGCGGCGCGCCTTGATCGCGGCCTTCGCCGCGAGGTGGGCCTTCTCGAAGCCGTCCTCGAACGCATCGAGCTCGTCGAGTCGCTGAACGTTGCCGGCGCGGTAGCGCTCGACCCCGGCCGCCTTCGACGCGGCCTCGAGCGTGACCTCGTGCCCCTTCCAGGCCTCGGGAGGAAGGAAGCCTCCCGCGAGCTGACGCTGGAGGTTGGGCTCGTTGAGCGTCACTGCGATCGCGATGCGGTCGCCGATGCGGTCCATCACGACGCCGCAGAAGCGCGCGAAGTCGTCCGCCGCCTCCTCGACGAGCCACGAGCCGCGAGCGCCGAACCAGTGAGGCGACGTGAAGTGGCTGAAGGTCACCACGGGCGCGAGGCCGCGCTCAAGGCAGCCGTCGATGACCGCGTCGTAGTGCGCGAGCGCGAGCTCGTCGACGACGCCCTGCTCAGGCTCGACGCGGCACCACTCCACGGAGAAGCGGTAGGCGTTCAGACCCATCGCGACGGCGAGGTCCAGGTCCTCCTTCCACCGCTCCCAGCTGCCGCACGCGGGCCCCGAGGGCTCGGCGAACACGGTCGGCGTGACACTCTCAAGGAACGAGGTGTCCGACGTGGTGTCGCCGCCGTCGGTCTGGTGACCGGAGACCGCAACTCCCCACAGGAAGCCAGGGGACGTGCTGACGCTCGACATGGGTGGTGCTCCTTCCGTGACGCTCGCTCGCGCGGCGCCGACATCTGTGTGGTGGTTCAGGCCGCTCCGGCCTGCTCCTGCTGCTGCGCCTGGATCTCCTTGAGCCTCAGGCGGTCGGCGCGACGCTGCTCCTGAGCGAGCGGATCCGGCACCGGAGAGGCGAGCAGCAGGCGCTGCGTGTACGGGTGCTCGGGGGCCGACGTGACCTTGTCCCCGTCGCCCCATTCCACGAGCTCGCCGTGATAGAGCACGGCGACGCGGTGAGACATCTCGCGAACCACGGCCAGGTCGTGCGAGATGAAGAGGTACGCGACCCCCGTGCGCTCCTGGATCTCGAGGAACAGCTCGAGTACACGGGCCTGCGTGGAAAGGTCGAGCGCCGACACCGGCTCGTCGCAGATGATGAGCTTCGGGTCGAGAGCGAGCGCCCTCGCGATCGCGATGCGCTGGCGCTGGCCGCCCGAGAACTCGCGCGGCATGCGGTCCGCGGCGTCAGCGGGGAGCCCCACGGTGTCGAGCAGCTCCTTCACCCTTGCTGCCGCCTCCGTCTTCGAGGTCCTGCGGATGATCATCGGCTCGGTGAGCGAGTCGCCGATCGTGAGCGAGGGGTTGAGCGAAGAGTAGGGGTCCTGGTAGACGACCTGGATGTCGCGGGTGAGCTCGCGGCGACGCTTCTTGCTGGGGTGGCTGATGTCCTCCCCGTCGAAAGTGATCGTGCCGCCGGCGACCGGGGCGAGGCCCAGGATGGCGCGGCCGATCGTCGTCTTCCCCGAGCCCGACTCGCCGACCAGTCCGACGGTCTCGCCGGGCTTGATGTCGAAGTCGACGCCGTGGACCACGCGGATCGGCTTGGCGCGCATCCCGCGGCCGGGGTACTCGACGACCAGATCGTCGACCTTGAGCAGCGGCTCGGTCATGACAGCTTCTCCATTCCGAGGGTGCCGGTGCTCGCCATGCCCGGCAGCGGCGCGCGCGGCGCACCCGTCGGGATCGCGGAGAACAGCGCCTGCGTGTACTCGTGGCGCGGGTCGTCGAACACCGCCTGCGTGGGGCCGTTCTCGACGATCACGCCCTGGCGCATCACCGAGACGCGGTCGCAGATGTCGGCGACGACGCCGAAGTTGTGGGTGACGATGAGCACGGCCATGCCGAGCTCCTCCTGGAGATCCCGCAGCAGGTCGAGCACCTCGGCCTGGACGGTGACGTCGAGCGCCGTGGTCGGCTCGTCCGCGATGAGCAGGGCGGGATGGGAGGCGACCGCGCCCGCGATGAGCACGCGCTGGGCCATGCCTCCCGACAGCTGATGCGGGTACGAGTCGAACGTCCGCTGCGGATCGGGGATGCCGACCCTGTCGAGAAGGGAGATCGCCCGCTCGTGCGCCTCGGCCTTCGACATCCCGAGCACCGAGCGCAGCGGCTCGGTGAGCTGCGACCCGATCGTGAACGCCGGGTCCAGGTTGGACATCGGCTCCTGCGGGACGTACGCGATGCGGCTGCCGCGGTACCTGTTCATGGTCGCGTCGCTCGCGTCCGTGAGGTCCTCGCCATCGAAGACGATCGAGCCGGCCATCACCTTGCCGCCCTTGGGAAGCAGCCCGAGCACCGAGAACGCGGTCTGGGTCTTGCCCGAGCCTGACTCCCCGATGAGCCCGTGGGTCTCGCCCTTGCGGACCTCGAGGCTCGCACCCCTCACGACCGTCGCGAAGCCCGTGCCGGCGGGGTAGGCGACCGCGAGGTCCTTGACCTCGAGGAGCACCTCGGCTTGCCGCTCGTCCTCGTGACGCATGATCTCGGGAGCCGGGCTCTCGAGCGCCCAGGCCGCCTGGCCCTTCACCTTCTTGAGGTCGGACGTTCCCTCGAGCTCGTCGCGCAGCGCGGTGCCGAGCAGCGTGAGGAAGATCATCGTGAGGCCCAGCGCGAGCGCGGGCCACAGCACCAGCTGTCCGGCGCGAGTGATGTTGTAGAAGCCCTCATTGAGCATCTGACCCCACGTCGGGTTCTCGGGGTCACCGAGCCCCAGGAAGTCGAAGCCGGCCTGCATGCCGATACCGGCGGCGATCGTGCCCGCGGTCAGCAGGATCACAGGAGCGCGCACGGCCATGAGCACGTGGCGGCCGATGATGCGGCCGTCTCCGAGGCCCGAGGTGCGGGCCGCGTCGACGTAGAGCTCGTTCCTGACCGACCTGACCGAGTTGTAGACCACGCGGTAGTACACGGGCGAGATGAAGACACCGAAGATCGTCATCGTCCACCACATCGACGGACCCATCACGGAGCGCGCTGCGATCAGCACGATGATCGAGGGGATCGACATCGTGAGGGCCGTGAACCACGAGCCCATCGTGTCGATCCAGCCGCCGTAGTAGCCGGCGATCAGCCCGGCACCGACGCCGATGACCGTGCCGACCGCGGCGACGAGCAGACCGCCCGCGAGCGACAGCCCGGTCGCGACGAGCAGGCGGGACAGGATGTCTCGACCCGCCGAGTCGCCGCCCAGGAGGTAGTCCCCGCCGGGCTCGGCGAAGATCATCTTGAGGTCGGTGGCCGTCGGATCGAACGGCGCGATGAACGGCCCGATGATCGCGATGATGGCGATCAGGGTGAGGAAGACGATCGAGATGCCGCCGAGCGGGTGCGTGATGAGCCGCTTGAGCAGGCCTGCGCGAGGCGCGCGGGTATCCGTGGCTGCGGGTGCGGGTGCGGAGCTCATGAGAGTCGGACCTTCGGGTTGACCCACGCCTGCGCGACGTCGACGAGGGTGTTGACGATGATGACGATCACGCCGGTGATGACGACGATGCCCATGACGACCGGGATGTCACCCTGAGAGGTGCTCGACAGCGCGAGCGGGCCGAGACCGGGGATCGAGAAGAGCTGCTCGACGATGACGGCGCCGCCGAGCAGGATCACGAACTGGAGTCCGAGGATGCTGAGGGCGGGTCCCGCAGCATTGCGCAGCACGTGCTTGTACACGACGCTGCGGTGCGAGAGCCCGCGGCTGCGCAGCGTGCGCACGTAGTCGCGCTCGAACGCGTCGAGCATCGAGCCGCGGACCTGCTGCGCGACTCCACCGATCGAGCCGATCGTGAGCGCGAGGACCGGCAGCGTGATGCTGAGCAGCCACTCGGGCACGGAGTCCGAGGGCTTGGTGTAGCCCGTGGCCGGGAACCAGTCGAGCTGGATCGCGAAGACGAGGACCAGCACCATCGCGACCAGGAAGCCCGGGATCGCCTGGCCGATGACGGAGAGGATCTGCACCGCGCGGTCGAGCCAGCCACGCTTGGTGGCGGCGAACGCACCGAGCACGATCGCGATGATCGCGGTGAGGACCACCGAGCCGACGGCGAGGGTGCCCGTCACCTGCATGCGGGTCGTCACCGCCTCGATGACGTCCTGGCCGGAGAACCACGAGAGACCGAAGTCGCCGCGAAGCGCAGAGGTCACCCAGTCCCAGAACCTCACGAGGACCGGCTGGTCGAGGCCGAGCCTCTCCTCGACCACCTGGACGGCGTCCTCGGTGGCCGACTGGCCTGCGATGCGGCGCGCGGTGTCCGTGCTGCCGAACTGCAGCAGGAAGAACGTCAGTGTCGCCAGCGTCGCGATGAGGCCGACTCCCGTGACGATGCGCCTTCCGATGAAGCGGAGCACGATGACCCTCCTTGTGTGGGGGAAGCTGCGGAGTGATGGTGCCAGCGGGGCGGGTGGGGGCTCCCGCCCCGCCGGCGGTGATCAGGGTCAGGCGGTCGGGACGATGTCCCAGAGGTTGGGCACGGCCTGGCCGCTCTTGAGGGTGACGGAGGTGCCGTCGGCCGTGACGACCACGCCGATGTAGCGGTAGAACGGCGCGAACCAGGCGTTCTCGACCAGGTACTCGTTCATCTCCTGAGCCGCGGCGTCGCCGTCCTCTCCACCCATGCGCATGCGGTCGGCGAGAGCGTCGAGCTCGTCGGTGCTCTGGTGGTAGATGTTCCACGCCGAGTCGACAGAGACCGCGAGCTTGTAGGTCGCCCAGGACTCGGACTCCTGGTTGAGGCCGAACTCGAACGCGGCCCACTTGCCACCGAGCAGATCGGAGATGAACGACTCACCGGCGGTCTCGTACTCGACCGTGATGCCGGCCTCGGCGAGGTTGCCCGCGATGAGCTGAGCCTCGGACTCGGGCACGAAGCCGCTGAGCGGCATCGTGATGGTGATGCCATCCGGGTAGCCGGCCTCGGTCAGCAGCTCCTTGGCCTTGTCCACGTCGTACTCGTAGTACGTGTCGAGGGCCTCGTCGAACGCGGTGGTGCCGTCGCCGAAGATCTGTGCGGTGACCTCGCCGTAGCCGGACTCGATGCCGGCCAGCAGGCCCTCGCGATCGAGCGCGTAGTTGATCGCCTGGCGCACGCGCACGTCGGCGAGAGCCTCGTCCACGACGCCCCACCGGTCGGCCAGGATCAGGCCCTTCCAGTTGAGGGTCTGCGTGTTGATCGTGTAGCCCGCGGACTCGGCGTCCGTGATCTGCGACGTCGAGTTGAGGTTCGCGACGTCGACCTGGCTGTCGCGAAGCGCGTTGAGCAGCGCGTTCGCGTCGGCGTAGTAGTTGATGACGATCGAGTCATAGTGCTGGTTGTCCGCGTCCCAGTAGTCCTCGTTGGCGGTGAACGTGTAGGACGAGCCGATCGTGGACGACTCGGAGTCGAGGACGTACGGGCCCGAGCCGACGGGAACGGTCTGGATGTCAGCGGACTCGAAGGCGGACTCGGCCTCGATGAGGCCCGAGTTCTGGCTCAGGTAGCTCAGCAGGGCCGGGTCGGGCGAGGCCAGCGTGATCTCGACCGTCGTGGCGTCGACGGCAGTGACGGAGTCGATCGAGGCGAGGTTGCCGCTGTTCTCCGACGCTCCGTTCTGGAAGCGCGTGAGGTTCTCCACCACGAGGTCCGCGTCGAGCGTGGATCCGTCGCTGAACGTGACGTCGTCACGCAGGGTCAGCGTGAGCACCGTCATCGAGTCGTCGTATGACCAGTCGCTGGCAAGGCCTGGCTCGATGGTGCCGTCGGCGTTCTGCCGCAGCAGGGTGTCGTACACGGCCGACAGATAGAGGGCGGTGTTGCCCCAGGCCGCGTCCTGCGCTGACCAGGTGCTCACGTCGACGACGGCGCCGATCGTGAGCAGCTCGGCGCGACCTTCGACGGCTGCGGCGGATGACGATTCAGATGAGGCGGTCGAGTCGTCGGTCCCTCCCGACGAGCACGCCGCGAGGGCGAGTGCGGCGACACCGGCGAGGGCGCCGGCCTTGGCAGTGCGGAGCATCGTTGCTTCCCTTCCTCAGGACGCGTCTACCTTGACGCTGCGATGACGCTAGCACGCAAAATCTAAGTCCGCAAAGAATTTAGATCACGATACTGATACGCTCTCATCCATGGCTGGGCAACGAGGCGAGTACAAGAAGAGCGCCAAGCGTCGCGAGGAGATCCTCGACGCCGCATTCGTCGTGTTCTCCCGATCGGGCTACAACGCCGCGACCATGAGCGAGATCGCCCGCGAGGTCGGCATGAGCCAGCCAGGCCTCCTTCACCACTACGGAAGCAAGCTGGAGCTGCTCCAGGCCGTCTTCGAGCGCCGCGACCAGATGGCGCTCGACATCCTCAGTGGGCGCCGCGACATCGAGTTCCTGCGCGGCCTCGTAGAGATCAGCCGCCGAAATCACGCGAAACGCCACGTACTTCGCCTCTACACGGCACTTGCCGGCGAGGCGTCGAATCCCGACCATCCCGCACGCGGCTACTTCGAGCAACGATTCGAGCTCGTCATCGGAGAGACGGAGAAGGCCTTCGCCGACTGCGCCGAGCTCGGATACCTCAAGGAGGGCGTGGACCCGCACCTCGCGGCCCTCACGTCGGTCGGGCTCACCGAGGGCATGCAGCTCCTGTGGCTCACCGGCTACGAGGAGATCGACATGGGTGAGGTCGCGCGCACCCACATCCAGCAGTACCTCTCCGTGGATCTGTGACCCTCTTAGACCGCTCAGATTTTCCAAAAACTTTGCGACTTGAAGATTTTCACCTCGTTACGTAGCGTGGTCCTCCAGGCGCCGCAGGGACGCGTGCGCACGCAGAGAGGACGATGATGACCGAGCAGCACCACATCGAGTCGCTGAGGCTCTCCCGTGAGGGACACGAGACCGCGACGACCGCCGAGCCTCTTCTCACCTGGACCCTCGCGTCGGGCTCCGCCGCGCAGACCGCCGCCGAGCTCCGGGACGCCACGGGCGCGAAGCACCGCATCGAGGGCGCGTCGACGCACCGCGTCGCCTGGCCCTTCGCGCCCCTCGCGCCGCGCGAGCACCGCACCGTCCAGGTGCGCGCCCACCTCGCCGACGGCGCGACCACGGAGTGGAGCGGACCCCTCCTGGTGCGGGCGGGCCTCCTGGACCCGAGCGAGTTCGCCGCCGCGTTCGTCGGGCTCGCCTCCCCCGAGCGGGTCGCGCAGCCCACGCTCCTGCGCCACGAGTTCACGCTGCGCGAGACGCCCGTCGACGCAGTCCTCCACGTGACCGCGCTCGGCGCCCACACGACGTCCCTCAACGGTGCGCGCGTGGGCGACCACGAGATGGCGCCCGGCTGGACCGCATACGACCAGCGCGTCGTCGTCGACACGCATGACGTCACGTCCCTGCTGACCGAGGGCGCGAACGCCTTCGGCGTCTCCCTCGCGGGCGCGTGGCGGACCGAGGCGTATGGCTTCTTCGGACGCCCCGAGCGCGTTTACGGCGACCAGCCCTCCTACGCAGCGCAGCTCCACGTGCGCTATGCCGACGGCTCCGAGGAGATCATCGCCACCGGACCCGAGTGGCGCGCCCGCGGCGATGGCCCGATCACCGACTCCTCCCTCTACCGCGGCGAGACCGTGGACCTCCGCCGCACCGTGCCTGACTGGGGCCTCGCCGGCGCACCCCTCGACGGATGGGCGCCCGTCGCGGTCGAGCAGGTCGACGCGCGCGTCGAGCAGAAGCTGTCACCGCCCGTGCGCGTCACGCAAGAGGTCGCAGTCGCGGACGTGATCACCACCCCGTCCGGCGCCACAGTGCTCGACTTCGGGCAGAACCTGGTCGGCCGCCTGCGGCTCGAGGTCGACGGGCCCGAGGGAACCGTCGTGTCGATCCGCCATGCCGAGGTCCTCGAGAACGGCGAGATGGGCATGCGCCCGCTGCGCGACGCCGTCCAGACCGATACGTTCACGCTCCCCGGCGGCCCCGTCGTGCTCGAGCCCACCTTCACCTTCCACGGCTTCCGCTACGCCGAGGTCTCAGGATGGCCCGGTGACCTGGACCCCACCGCGGTCACCGCGCGCGTCATGCACTCCGACATGCGCCGCACCGCTGAGTTCGAGTGCTCCGACCCCCTCGTGAACCGCCTTCACGAGAACGTCGTCTGGGGCATGCGCGGCAACTTCCTGTCCGTGCCGACCGACTGTCCGCAGCGCGACGAGCGCCTGGGCTGGACCGGCGACATCCAGGTCTTCTCACCCACCGCCTCGACGCTCCACGACGTCGACGCGTTCCTCGCGGACTGGCTGGTCGACCTGAGGCTTGAGCAGTCCAAGCACGACGGCCTCGTGCCCTTCGTGATCCCCGACGCCCTGCGCGACGACGACGTCAAGCCGACCGCCGCCTGGGGCGACGCCGCGACAGTCGTCCCGTGGACCCTGTGGGAGCGCTACGGCGACCTCGATGTGCTCCGCGACCAGTACGAGTCGATGCGCGCGTGGGCCGACAGGCTGATCGCCAAGGCCGGCGAGGACAGCCTCTGGGAAGGCTCCATGCAGTTCGGCGACTGGCTCGACCCCGACGCCGCGCCGGACAACCCGGGCGGGTCCAAGGTGTCGCGCGACATCGTCGCGACCGCGCACGTCTTCAAGTCCGCGCGCATCGTCTCCAAGACCGCGGCCCTCCTGGGCCACGAGAACGACGCTGCGACGTACGGCCGCGTCGCTGAGGAGGTCGCCGAGGCGTTCCGCTCCACCTACATCACCCCGGCGGGCCGCATGATGTCGGACGCCCCGACCGCGTACGCGCTCGCGATCGGCTTCGACCTGGTCACCGACCCCGAGCTGCGCCAGTCGCTAGGCGACCGCCTGGCCGAGCGCGCTCGTTCCAAGGGATACCGCGTCTCGACGGGCTTCGTCGGCACGCCGCTGATCCTGGGCGCGCTGTCCGCGACCGGGCACGCGGACGCGGCGGGGCGCCTCCTGCTCCAGACCGACAACCCCTCATGGCTCTACACCGTGTCGATGGGTGCGACCACGATCTGGGAGCGCTGGGACTCGATGCTTCCCGACGGTTCGATCAACCCCGGCGAGATGACGAGTTTCAACCACTACGCCCTCGGCGCGGTCGCGGACTGGCTGCACCGGGAGCTCGCGGGCCTGTCCTTCGCAGCTCCGGGAGGCTCGCGCCTGCGCGTCGCCCCGACGCCCCTCGCGGGCATCGACTGGGCCCGGACGACGCAGGAGACGCCGCTCGGCACCGCGTCGACCGCCTGGCGGGTCGAGGACGGCACCCTCACGGTCGACGTCCTCATCCCTGCCGGCACGGTCGCGAGCGTCGAGCTTCCCGGCGCGGAGCCCGTTGAGGTCGGAGCCGGATCACACTCGTTCTCCGCGCCCATGAACGCACCCGAGGCGCCGTCCGGGCCGTACTCGCTCGCCACGGAGCTCGCGACGCTCGTCGACGATCAGCGCGCTGTCGCCGCGATCCGCGAGGAGCTGACTGGTTTCGCTCCCGGCTACGCCGCAGGGTTCTTCGACCGCACCGCGTGGACCGAGGGCTGCGCGCTGGGCGATGTGCTCTTCGGCGTCCCCCCGCACCTCAGGGCGCAGCTGGACGCGAGGCTCGGCGAGCTCTGAGTGCGGCACTGCGCGTCATCTCCGCGGGCGGCGGGCACAATGAGGGCATGAGCATCGTCCCTCCCCCGCAGACCGCGCCGTCCCCCACGCCGCACCGACTGGGGGTGCACCTCGTCGAGGGGGGCGTCTCCGTCGGCGTCATGGCCGCCCACGCGACCGCGATGCACATGTGCGTCTTCCACGAAGACGGCTCCGAGACCCGCTACGCGCTCAACGGGCCCCAGAACGGGCTCTGGCACGCGTTCATCCCCGGCATCGAGCAGGGCGCCAAGTACGGGTTCAGGGCGACCGGCCCGTGGCAGCCGCGCAAGGGGCACCGCTACAACCCGCACAAGCTCCTGCTCGACCCGTACGGACGCGGCATCGAGGGCCGGATGGCCCGTTCGCCCGAGCCGGGCGCGAAGGCGCTGCTGTCCAACCGCTCGGACATCGACACCGCGCCGTTCATGCCGCGCTCGGTCGTCACCGCTCCCCCGTCGGGCGAGTGGCAGACCCCGCTGCCGCACGTTCCCTTCGAGGACTCGGTGATCTACGAGGTCCACGTGAAGGGCTTCACCAAGACGATGCCGGGCGTGCCCGAGGAGCTCAGGGGCACCTACGCGGGCCTCGCGCACCCCGTGGCCATCCAGCACCTCAAGGATCTGGGCATCACGAGCGTCGAGCTCCTGCCCGTCCACGCGTTCGCAGACGAGCCGCACCTCGAGCGCGAGGGGCTCACGAACTACTGGGGCTACTCGACCATGTCGTTCTTCGCCCCGCATGCCCCCTATGCGACGCGAGA comes from the Demequina sp. NBRC 110054 genome and includes:
- a CDS encoding ATP-binding cassette domain-containing protein, whose protein sequence is MTEPLLKVDDLVVEYPGRGMRAKPIRVVHGVDFDIKPGETVGLVGESGSGKTTIGRAILGLAPVAGGTITFDGEDISHPSKKRRRELTRDIQVVYQDPYSSLNPSLTIGDSLTEPMIIRRTSKTEAAARVKELLDTVGLPADAADRMPREFSGGQRQRIAIARALALDPKLIICDEPVSALDLSTQARVLELFLEIQERTGVAYLFISHDLAVVREMSHRVAVLYHGELVEWGDGDKVTSAPEHPYTQRLLLASPVPDPLAQEQRRADRLRLKEIQAQQQEQAGAA
- a CDS encoding ABC transporter substrate-binding protein, encoding MLRTAKAGALAGVAALALAACSSGGTDDSTASSESSSAAAVEGRAELLTIGAVVDVSTWSAQDAAWGNTALYLSAVYDTLLRQNADGTIEPGLASDWSYDDSMTVLTLTLRDDVTFSDGSTLDADLVVENLTRFQNGASENSGNLASIDSVTAVDATTVEITLASPDPALLSYLSQNSGLIEAESAFESADIQTVPVGSGPYVLDSESSTIGSSYTFTANEDYWDADNQHYDSIVINYYADANALLNALRDSQVDVANLNSTSQITDAESAGYTINTQTLNWKGLILADRWGVVDEALADVRVRQAINYALDREGLLAGIESGYGEVTAQIFGDGTTAFDEALDTYYEYDVDKAKELLTEAGYPDGITITMPLSGFVPESEAQLIAGNLAEAGITVEYETAGESFISDLLGGKWAAFEFGLNQESESWATYKLAVSVDSAWNIYHQSTDELDALADRMRMGGEDGDAAAQEMNEYLVENAWFAPFYRYIGVVVTADGTSVTLKSGQAVPNLWDIVPTA
- a CDS encoding glycoside hydrolase family 1 protein; this translates as MSSVSTSPGFLWGVAVSGHQTDGGDTTSDTSFLESVTPTVFAEPSGPACGSWERWKEDLDLAVAMGLNAYRFSVEWCRVEPEQGVVDELALAHYDAVIDGCLERGLAPVVTFSHFTSPHWFGARGSWLVEEAADDFARFCGVVMDRIGDRIAIAVTLNEPNLQRQLAGGFLPPEAWKGHEVTLEAASKAAGVERYRAGNVQRLDELDAFEDGFEKAHLAAKAAIKARRADLPVGLSLAVADDVALPGGEEARDAVREECYGRWLRLVKDDDFVGVQNYEQLLYGPEGRVDAHAGEQEVEPRSLGGAVRYCHEASGVPVLVSEHGLNTPDDEQRCAFLPAALASLDEAIADGVPVLGYCHWSLLDNFEWIFAYGPRFGLHSVDRATLERTPKASAAVFAKEIARRSSAAVAS
- a CDS encoding ABC transporter permease; this translates as MLRFIGRRIVTGVGLIATLATLTFFLLQFGSTDTARRIAGQSATEDAVQVVEERLGLDQPVLVRFWDWVTSALRGDFGLSWFSGQDVIEAVTTRMQVTGTLAVGSVVLTAIIAIVLGAFAATKRGWLDRAVQILSVIGQAIPGFLVAMVLVLVFAIQLDWFPATGYTKPSDSVPEWLLSITLPVLALTIGSIGGVAQQVRGSMLDAFERDYVRTLRSRGLSHRSVVYKHVLRNAAGPALSILGLQFVILLGGAVIVEQLFSIPGLGPLALSSTSQGDIPVVMGIVVITGVIVIIVNTLVDVAQAWVNPKVRLS
- a CDS encoding TetR/AcrR family transcriptional regulator; translated protein: MAGQRGEYKKSAKRREEILDAAFVVFSRSGYNAATMSEIAREVGMSQPGLLHHYGSKLELLQAVFERRDQMALDILSGRRDIEFLRGLVEISRRNHAKRHVLRLYTALAGEASNPDHPARGYFEQRFELVIGETEKAFADCAELGYLKEGVDPHLAALTSVGLTEGMQLLWLTGYEEIDMGEVARTHIQQYLSVDL
- a CDS encoding dipeptide/oligopeptide/nickel ABC transporter permease/ATP-binding protein — encoded protein: MSSAPAPAATDTRAPRAGLLKRLITHPLGGISIVFLTLIAIIAIIGPFIAPFDPTATDLKMIFAEPGGDYLLGGDSAGRDILSRLLVATGLSLAGGLLVAAVGTVIGVGAGLIAGYYGGWIDTMGSWFTALTMSIPSIIVLIAARSVMGPSMWWTMTIFGVFISPVYYRVVYNSVRSVRNELYVDAARTSGLGDGRIIGRHVLMAVRAPVILLTAGTIAAGIGMQAGFDFLGLGDPENPTWGQMLNEGFYNITRAGQLVLWPALALGLTMIFLTLLGTALRDELEGTSDLKKVKGQAAWALESPAPEIMRHEDERQAEVLLEVKDLAVAYPAGTGFATVVRGASLEVRKGETHGLIGESGSGKTQTAFSVLGLLPKGGKVMAGSIVFDGEDLTDASDATMNRYRGSRIAYVPQEPMSNLDPAFTIGSQLTEPLRSVLGMSKAEAHERAISLLDRVGIPDPQRTFDSYPHQLSGGMAQRVLIAGAVASHPALLIADEPTTALDVTVQAEVLDLLRDLQEELGMAVLIVTHNFGVVADICDRVSVMRQGVIVENGPTQAVFDDPRHEYTQALFSAIPTGAPRAPLPGMASTGTLGMEKLS
- a CDS encoding alpha-L-rhamnosidase; the encoded protein is MTEQHHIESLRLSREGHETATTAEPLLTWTLASGSAAQTAAELRDATGAKHRIEGASTHRVAWPFAPLAPREHRTVQVRAHLADGATTEWSGPLLVRAGLLDPSEFAAAFVGLASPERVAQPTLLRHEFTLRETPVDAVLHVTALGAHTTSLNGARVGDHEMAPGWTAYDQRVVVDTHDVTSLLTEGANAFGVSLAGAWRTEAYGFFGRPERVYGDQPSYAAQLHVRYADGSEEIIATGPEWRARGDGPITDSSLYRGETVDLRRTVPDWGLAGAPLDGWAPVAVEQVDARVEQKLSPPVRVTQEVAVADVITTPSGATVLDFGQNLVGRLRLEVDGPEGTVVSIRHAEVLENGEMGMRPLRDAVQTDTFTLPGGPVVLEPTFTFHGFRYAEVSGWPGDLDPTAVTARVMHSDMRRTAEFECSDPLVNRLHENVVWGMRGNFLSVPTDCPQRDERLGWTGDIQVFSPTASTLHDVDAFLADWLVDLRLEQSKHDGLVPFVIPDALRDDDVKPTAAWGDAATVVPWTLWERYGDLDVLRDQYESMRAWADRLIAKAGEDSLWEGSMQFGDWLDPDAAPDNPGGSKVSRDIVATAHVFKSARIVSKTAALLGHENDAATYGRVAEEVAEAFRSTYITPAGRMMSDAPTAYALAIGFDLVTDPELRQSLGDRLAERARSKGYRVSTGFVGTPLILGALSATGHADAAGRLLLQTDNPSWLYTVSMGATTIWERWDSMLPDGSINPGEMTSFNHYALGAVADWLHRELAGLSFAAPGGSRLRVAPTPLAGIDWARTTQETPLGTASTAWRVEDGTLTVDVLIPAGTVASVELPGAEPVEVGAGSHSFSAPMNAPEAPSGPYSLATELATLVDDQRAVAAIREELTGFAPGYAAGFFDRTAWTEGCALGDVLFGVPPHLRAQLDARLGEL